One Micromonospora sp. WMMD812 genomic window carries:
- a CDS encoding VOC family protein, whose product MDWKIELIPVPVTDVDRAKAFYQSVGFNADHDHRVHESLRFVQLTPPGSACSIVIGDGITDKTPGTQEIQVVVADAAAARRQLLDAGVDASEVEVQPWGSFVYFRDPDGNSWSLQAIESRPNG is encoded by the coding sequence ATGGACTGGAAAATCGAGCTCATCCCCGTCCCGGTGACCGATGTCGACCGGGCCAAGGCGTTCTATCAGAGCGTGGGCTTCAACGCCGACCACGACCACCGGGTGCACGAGAGCCTGCGGTTCGTTCAGCTGACGCCGCCCGGCTCGGCCTGCTCCATCGTGATCGGCGACGGCATCACCGACAAGACGCCCGGCACGCAGGAGATCCAGGTCGTCGTCGCCGACGCCGCGGCGGCCCGCCGGCAGTTGCTCGACGCCGGCGTCGACGCGAGCGAGGTCGAGGTGCAGCCGTGGGGCAGCTTCGTCTACTTCCGCGATCCCGACGGAAACTCGTGGTCGCTGCAGGCGATCGAGTCGCGCCCCAACGGGTGA